The following nucleotide sequence is from Natronosalvus caseinilyticus.
GCCTCTACGAGGAGCACTTCGGGTAGCGCACCTCCGTTTTGCGGCCGTTCGCCGAGTGATACTCGAGAGTTATCTCCACCGTACGAACGATGCATTATGAGCATGGGTAATTTTATGAGTATCGTTGGTGTAGCTAGAGTCGAGATGGCGACCACCGAACACCCCACCCACGACCCGGCGTCGGCTGACGACGAGGAACCCGGAATGGCCCACCTGACGGTCGTCCCGACGAATTTCGACCCCGACGCACCGAATCAGCGTCGAGACTGAAATCGGCTGCGGTGGCGTCGATCACCCTCGGCGGAGGGGCGGCAGGACGCGAGGGCTCTATCGTTCTCGAAAACAGTGTCTCGAGACGAACCTTCTTGTAGCCGGTCGGACTACGGTGCCCCATGGGTCTGTTCGACCGATTGCGCGGCGATGAGAACCCGCGCGTCGCGTTTATCGGTATCGACGGTGTGCCGTACAGTCTGCTGACGAACAACCGCGATCGATTTCCCAACTTCGCCGCGCTCGCCGACGAGGGGACGGCGAGCGAGATCTCGAGCATCGTTCCGCCCGAGTCGAGCGCCTGCTGGCCGGCGCTCACGACCGGCGTCAACCCCGGCGAGACCGGCGTCTACGGCTTCCAGGATCGGGAGGTCGGCACCTACGAGACGTACGTGCCGATGGGGCGTGAGGTGCAGGCGACTCGCCTCTGGGACCGCGTGACGGAGGCGGGGCGCAAGGCAACCGTGTTCAACGTTCCCGTCACCTTTCCGCCACAGCGGGACGTCCAGCGGATGGTTTCGGGCTTTCTCTCCCCCGACCTCGAGAAGGCGGCCTTCCCCGACGACGTTCGCGATTATCTCGAGTCGATCGACTACCGTATCGACGTCAACCCGAAACTCGGCCACGAGGCGGACAAGACCGAGTTCATCCAGGACGCCCACGAGACGCTCGACGCCCGCTTCGAGGCGTTCCGTCACTACCTCGAGACGGACGACTGGGACCTCTTCTTCGGCGTCTTCATGACGACCGACCGGGTGAACCACTTCCTGTTCAAGGACTACGAGCGCGACGGCGAGTACAGAGAGGAGTTCCTCGAGTTCTACGAGAAACTCGACGACTACATCGGGCGCATCCGCGGGCTGTTGCCCGACGACGTGACCCTGATCGTCGCTTCCGACCACGGCTTCACCAGCCTCGACTACGAGGTCCACTTCAACGAGTGGCTCCGCGAGGAGGGCTGGCTCTCCTTCGACACCGACAGCCCGGACGAACTGGGCGACATCGCCGACGAGACGCGCGCGTACTCGTTCATCCCCGGCCGGTTCTACCTCAACCTCGAG
It contains:
- a CDS encoding alkaline phosphatase family protein produces the protein MGLFDRLRGDENPRVAFIGIDGVPYSLLTNNRDRFPNFAALADEGTASEISSIVPPESSACWPALTTGVNPGETGVYGFQDREVGTYETYVPMGREVQATRLWDRVTEAGRKATVFNVPVTFPPQRDVQRMVSGFLSPDLEKAAFPDDVRDYLESIDYRIDVNPKLGHEADKTEFIQDAHETLDARFEAFRHYLETDDWDLFFGVFMTTDRVNHFLFKDYERDGEYREEFLEFYEKLDDYIGRIRGLLPDDVTLIVASDHGFTSLDYEVHFNEWLREEGWLSFDTDSPDELGDIADETRAYSFIPGRFYLNLEGREPRGSVPQEDYDAVRDELKAMLEGLEGPDGRKVVDRVVEKETAFRGDHDDIAPDLVAIPNNGFDLKSGFKADNDVFTTGPRNGMHSFDDTSLFIDDPDATIEDADLYDVAPTILDLLEVDIKRSAFDGASLV